The sequence ATGTTTGATTAAGGGATGAAAGATGACTGACACAATGTCTTGGCATTGGTTTTTTCACCTGAAAACTTAGAaacttatatttgtttttgtttttgaatgaaCAGGCAGATAGTGCACTTAGGGCGCTCAACTGCAGCGGGTTGCTCGTTGGTTCCCAACCGATAAGGTAGATTCGATCAATGCAGTGTCTTAAAGATTTCTCTGAAAATCTCAACTGGATCTAAACTTTGGCTTttatatcttctctttttcaGGGTAAGCCCGTCAAAGACACCAGTGAGGCCAAGAATCACTCGACCACCGTCCACAAACTAGAAGAGAGACCCGACTAGCTGGCGTTTCAGAAGAGAGATGACTGCAAACCATTTCATTTCCTtcagcaaatttttttttcttcccattaTCTGTTACGTTTTAGAACCGTTAAATCTCTCCAGTTATGTTATTAGTAGCTGGGAACACTATGATCCTGTCTCTGAATTTGGAGTTCTTTGTTAGGCTTTTCTGTCGTTTCCACTGAGATACTttcatcatctttctctcttaaGTCATTTTTTGGAGCATTTTGCTTTTTAAAGTTCTTGGCTTTTTCaccctttttctaaaaaaagttAGATCAACAGTGTTGAGATACAAATATCAAATCGTGGATATCTCTGAGAAGAGCTCCAGTGGTGGTAAAAATTGTGAATTTACAGAGTCGTGTACATCAAGTAATTGCGATACGGTCGTCTCCGAGTCCGGCGTGAAATGAGAATATTCTGAAGCTTTCGCAATCCTTAATTGAGAGGCTTTTGAGCTTTGGAAACAAGGATAGAGGGAAACTGAGGAGATTGCTGCAGCTACTTCCGATGAACATGCAGGTGCTCGAGCTGTGAGTAACTCTGTGTTGGCTGTAAACTATCTGAGAAATCTAGTTTCTTGCAGTCTCTTATGTATAGGGTTTACAATGTGGGTGGAGGGTGGCTCCCAGGGAAAGATTCGAGAGAGTGACAAGTAATGATGATCAGTTCATGGAGATTTGGATAGCTTTCTGTTAAGCTCTCCGGTAAGGAAGTGAGTCCATCGCAGCTGTTAATTTGGAGTGACTTCAGATTCTGGGGAAGCTCCATGAGGTGAGAGATATCTGTCACTTTCATATATTCCATGTCTGTTTCATCATCATATTGTGAAAACCTTTTGTTATCTGCATCACTTGACGGTGGACTCCTGACAGGTGGCTTTCCATATTGGTAGCTACTACTTCCAGGAAGACCAGAACCTTCATCATTGGGATCTGGAACAAGTGATGTCCTTGACATATATGGACTTAACGAGCTATTTATATCCGAGATATATCCTGAGTATCTTTCCGAGATCACAGCAGGTTCTTCAATATTCTGATGTGTGCTTTCAAACTGAGTTTCATATGGGTCTAAATCTTCTCTTTGTGATAGTGGACGGTTCTTTGGCAAAGATGACAAGCTTGATGTCGAAGTTACTTCATTTTCATCAATACGTTGACTAGTTGAAGCTATAAATCTGGTTGAGCACTAGTACTCGCATCTAATCTTGGATTCCCTGTAGGGGAAGACAGTTCACCTCTGCTCATAGAGGAAGTGCTGGCTGGACTTTCTGGAATATTCTTCAGATTCCTTGTGGAGGAATGTTCTCCTTCAGCAACTGCTCTTAGGGGGCAATCAGCTCAATATCATCAACATCCTCAGTTTCATCTTCCAAGATCAAACGTTTCACTGTTTCAGGTTCACCGAGGTCTCATGGTTCACGCAGATCATATGATTCACGTTCACCTTCAAGATATTACTAAAACCTGATTCGTTTTCATCaatcaaaaacctttttttttcctttgagttatatatatgtaaatatgtacTACTGTTTTGCGTTTGTAAGTATATTATTATGTTCTCCTCAGTCACAAGGGAGTTTTCCAACTATCACttttgtacaatttttttttggtttaaacttttGACAATTTAAAACGGCATAAACTCATATTTTGTTGTGCCAGAAAAATGAATAACGAAAAGCAATGactgtcttttttttatattctatatattatctctttttctaattattttaaaataaatagtataattaccattaaattatttttaaaattatttttctgttatttCATGGGGTGATTTAGCAATTATTTATGATACcattatgttatttttgttttcttttagtacatatgttttaaagacagtcaaactgtaacttaatagaatattaaatacaaaattaattttatctgagttttttctttaatacaatatatatgattattgaatacaatgtgatttttaaatatattagaacatattctatatttttaatttagtctatcataaattaatttggtttcaatttttactttgaaaacttttttggttttaattggtttgatcagtagttttatttttaggttgtatggtatatgttttcattaaaaaatatattatatgtttaaactaaaatgtggaagaagtatatatttttaacaatattaattttttttaaagcaaactATATATACgccatataagatataaataaaatgaactatataaatgtttaaagtAAGATGAGTGAGAAAGACataagttaaaaatataaagcaCCAAGTGTCGCATTGAcagacaaaattagaaaaactttCTCATAGATATATaaccttaaaaataaaaatttagaagaaaaaaagtcaatacAAATCCAGGGCAATCAATGACAATCTATATATAGAAatctttgatataaaaaaatataatattgataaaCATATTTGTTAAATCCACTAATTTTTTGAAACTCTCAACAATAGACTATAGGATCTGATTTAAGTTAAGgagtttacatttttattgcAAGACTCGAGGTTCGAACTTCTTAAGTCGGAAAAAACTAGAGAAAATGTTGGATTTGGTTGTTGCACTCGTATCATGCATCGTATTAATAGTGGTGGTTATCTTCATAAGCTGCTATATCGCCGGCGAGGCAGATGTCGATTCTCCACCGCCGCTTTCACGACCAGGGCAGCTCGGGTTGCCTGTGTATAGAACCAAATGTGAAGATTTGGCAGGCGCTGGTACAGCCATATCAGTGGCTAGAACCAATATCTATGGTGGTTCAGGTGGTGCTTGTGGCGGAGATGGAAGTGAAGGCATCATCACCAGGGATACAAAGCTTACTTTTTCACCGTGGCCTTCACTGCTTTCACCACGACCAGTGGAGCTCCCGAGGCCTGCGTATATAGCCAAAGGTCACGATTTGATAAGCACTGGCATCGCGCTATCATTGGCTGTATCCGTTTTTAATAGTGGTTCCGGTGTTGGTTGTGGCGGTGACGGTGGTAATGGAAATAGTTACACTGATGGGGGAGGCGGCGGTGGAGGCGGTTGTGGAGGCGGCGGTTGAGGTATAAGGGATAGGTTATGTTTCATGAAGGatgtttaaacatttttaaacatttactttttcttcttttgcaacTTCTTCatgaaattattaaatattagtGATATTTTaggtaacaaaataaattaaaagatttttgtaaatagaaatatatatatatatataccaaacgTCTTTATAGGTGAACAGGTTATTTTCTTAAGCCATAGTTACGGAACAAATCCAAAAAGTCTAAATGGTTACTTTATGGTTCGGCAACCAGTGTGACACCAGACATGCCTATGGCTAACagtgaaaaaacaaagaacccaCAAATTATATGCCTTGGCTATTACGGTaggggaaagaaagaaaaaaaaaggaagaatacAAAGCGTCTTATTTAGAAGTGTTTCTATGCACTTTATTAAAGAGGAATTGGATGGatgaacaaagaagagatgacTTCTTTAAGCTTTCCGAAATAAGGATCAGTGAATTCATCACCCTCCTTGTAAAACAGATCGATGGGTCGCGAAACGTTGAGGCATCGCACCAGAATCGGGCGTGGCACAGCGGTTGTCGTCAAGTACTCctccattattattttgtaataatcaGTAGCAATCTTGTTCAACTCTCCAATCGCTTCTTCTTTGGTAACACCATGTTGCTTCATGTAGCAATTCAGCCCATTAGCCACTTCTCCTCTGCTCATCTCTTTCTGCTCATCCATTACATTTGTAAAGTTAATTTCTAAGACAATAACTTGTTGTTGATGTAAATATTGTTTGGTTGTCATGATTTTTTATGTCTTACTATTACCTCATAGGTGGCTATGTCGTTCTTAAGACGATACAGGCCATTCAAACCTTCCATCATTCTGGGTCTGGAATTGTACCACTCGCACGTTTGATTCTCATCACAATCTTCCATAGCGATAAAGCTATAGGCTGCAAACTTATCCATTGACGTTTGCATCCCAATCTCCATGTACTCCTCAAAGGTTGGCACGTGACTTGCGCGTGCCCATTTCGAGATGGTCAAGTATGCTTTCCCCAACTTCTTCATCTACATGCAAAACACTCAGTTTTTTCTTATAGACACAAACTTGACTACAACTTTTGCTACCCCAATTTGGAAGACTCACCTCATCTACTGCTACTTGCACAATCCGTGATCTTCCTTTAGGCATCATTTCTTTTTCAATCTCTTCTAAAGTTTCACACACACTTTGAAAGACGATTCTTAAATAGTTTGGTAGCTTTTCAATGTCCCGAAGATCCCACCTAAACCATAAATATTTGGACGCCAAGTTACCTACTCTTGAATTTAATCTAGTAAAAAGATTTAAAGACAATACCTTTTAAAAGAGTCAACGAGAATTGTAACTTCAGGAAGAGTGCCATATGCATCACATGTGTCATTCAAAACAGTTGCAACCACAGTAAGTTTAGTGACAATAATTCTCCCAAGCGAATACCGTGGCTCGAAATACATTGTGAGTGCCCCGAAATAGACCTCTACAATTCTGTCCCTGATGTAAGGTAGCTTATATGCCAGATCTAGATCCTTCCACCAtctgcaaaacataaatattcaaataaagcAACACTGCacgatatatatatgtaatatgtcaAGACTGAAGAAATGAACTACCACAACATACTTAGTCAAATCTTTTAGATCTTGAATGTAATGTAGCTGGCAATAGTTGAAGTTGAGTTTTGCAAACTTGAGCAGCGTCTCGTcgtgatcttcttcttgttcgtaGAAAGAGATATATTCTCTTGCGACTAGTATCTCCAAGTTATGATATCGAGCTCTATACAGTGTGTTTTGTATATGTCTAGAGAGATGGGGACTAGCACTTGCTGCATGATGACCTTTTAATGACTCCAAGTGATACCGAGTGAAACTCAATGCTTCGTCCATTATATCTTCAGATGGTGTCCCAAGATGTGCTGCTGCGTACAATTGTAGCATCCCTCTAACATCATCAGCTAGACTATCCTTGAACCTCCCATCTTCACCTTTAAAGTTATTGAATGCATCTACAATGAAGTCGAAAgccaagttatatatatatatatatatatatatatatatatatatatatgtgtgtgtgtgtgtgaatgaAGGTAACCAATAACCATACCGCAAGGCATATAGTAACCGCGTAGTCTGAAAACCTCAAACATGGTGGAGATTGTCTCTAAATCATCTTCTTTGTGGATTATGTCCTCCAAATTCGAAAAAGCGTGGCTAAGGATCTCATGAATCTCAGTTTCGAAATGATATGCGATTCCGAGGTTAATTAGCAAATGGATGAGATGGATCTTCCCATTGTCGTCTTTTTTGGAAGACATGAGCATATTTCTCACTTTTGGCTTCATCCTCACTTCAATGTCTCTTGAAAATTCATCAAATTTCTACAAAGATACAAAAGAATAATGTATAACGAAACCAACAATGTTGAAACAGATTGAGTCATCATGTGCTTACATCAACATCTACGGGAACAGAAAGGACGTGATCTCCCCAAAGAGTGGGAGAAAAGTGTGCCAATGGACGAGTTCTCTCAAGTTCATCATAGTCTCAGTAGCACTAGCCCTAATACAGACCAAGTGGTTTTTTTTTGCCGGTCTGAGGGAGAGAGTGGGCTTGTGAAGCCATCGCcggggaaagagagagaggttggTCGTGAGACATAGAGGGGAGCTGTGAACATTAGGAAGACCAAAACCCATTATTGTTGATTCCATGTTGTTACTGGAGATAGCATTTAGAGGAACTCTGTTTTTAATGTTCCATTTCAAATTACTCTGTTTTATTTAAGTAAACCCTGGACGCTTGTCTTGCCCCTGACGTTTCTTCAATGGATCCTgattaatttgaataaaaacaaaatgaattaacTATATACGAGTCGTATCTATTGTTATGGTTGGACACAATGATGAACTGAGAAACATTAGTTGGGAGGGCAAATGTCAGACGatcatttaatttgatttaagtGGAGAATCCAATCCAAGTGTCCTTTCCAAGCTATTCAGTCAAACAAGGTGTCCCCTGTGCATTAAATTCCTTCTGCAACAAGAAAGAACCACATCGATGAAGGCGTCCTGTGCAATTTGGCCTCTGTTTCTAATGCTTGGTTTCCATCTCAAACTACTCTGTTTTAATTAAGTAACCCTTGAAGCTGCCTTGCGCAGAGATTTAAATTGATGGATGATTTGATTGCATGGTTCAGCTGGGGACATGTCACATTATATGTGATTGTTTGTGAACATTAAAAGCAGTCacgttaaaaaatatttgacaatCATTTAATATGATTGATTTAATTGTGGATCCAAGCAATCATGTTTAATCATTATCTCTCTTTCTTAGGGCATGCATTAAATTCCTTCCAAGTTACGACATAGCCAATGTTTGTGAGAATCATGTTCTACAACCAGAAGTACATACGAATGTTAGTGGTCTTAATATGGAGATGCACACTCTGAAGTCTGAACATGAGCTAGCTTTTTGGGTCCGAAAGTTATTCTTGCTGCTGCTTCGATAACGATACTAATCCATATACTCTGTTTTGGTTTAAGTACTTTATTTAGTAGAAATCTGAAATCTTAATTAATGGTACCATTAAGTGCCATGAGCAAACCTTATTAATCTATGTCGAAACATGACATTAAGATTCAAAAAGACAATACTAAAATACAACTTGAAAACACAGAGAGATGATCACATCATAAATGATTTATAAGAAACAAGACCATAGATCGAACTAAAAGGACTAATTAGGAGATTCGATGCATTGAGAATTTGATGATCAGTCCATAAAAACTATCAGTTGTGTCTGTAAGCAACGTAGCTAGCAAGAGCCACCAGAGGCGCCGCCTTGTCCGAATCAAACCCTAGAAGCTGTTCCTCTGCTTCCCTGCTCAGTTTCTCTGCAAATTCCCTCGATCTCTCCAGACCTATCAGCCTTGGATACGTCAGCTTTCCGGCCATTACATCTTTTCCGGCGGTCTTACCCAATTCCTCAGTGGATTTCGTTACGTCAAGAATATCATCAACCACCTGAAACAGCAGCCCAATACTTCTCGCATACTTTCTAAGCTTCTCGATCTCTTCCTCTGTCCCACCTCCCATTATGACCCCTAAAACCGCCGCTGCCTCCAATAATGCCGCTGTTTTGTGGAGATGGATGAACTCTAGATGCTCCAATCTGACGCTGTCTGGATTCATTCTTTCGCTGGCTAGATCCATCATTTGTCCAGCAACTAGCCCTGTTGTACCTATCGCCTTTGCCAACTCAACTACCGCACGGATCATCCTCTCCGGAATGACCAATCCACTCGACATAACGGTCATGTGCTCAAAAGCTAAAGCAAGGAGTGCATCACCTGCCAAAACCGCCATGTCTTTTCCAAATACCTTATGGCTGGTGGGCTTGCCTCTGCGGAGTTCGGCATTGTCCATGCACGGAAGATCGTCATGAATAAGAGAGCTCGTGTGGATCATCTCGACCGCGCAAGCCACTGGCATGACAGTAGCCTCGTCGCCTCCTACAAGCTCGCAGGCGGCAATGCAGAGCAGAGGCCTAACACGTTTTCCGCCAGCTAGCAATGAGTACCGCACAGCCTCCTGGATCGTGAGGGGTTCTTGAAGAGGTACTGAAACGTCGAGAGCCGCACTTACGGATTCGGCTTTACGGATCATATACGACTTGAAGTCAAAGGTAGAGTTGCGATCATTGTTTTTTCCTTCCAGCAGAATCATGTCTCCGCCTTGTGAGTTGATAGCacaagagagagacaaaacagTGCGTTTTTGGAGATTGTTGAATGAGGGTATGGAGTTATATCTTCGCCCTCTCGATTGGATGTGCTGAGATGAACAACAATAGTAGCCATGGCCGATCCCACCTTCTCCGATATAGTTTTATAATTGGGTTTAAAGAGTAAGTTGAGCTCTTAATAGGTTTCCAATGCTTGGAAGCAAGGAACGTCAACGTCTTCACAGTTATTTCAAACTTCAAACTGTAATCTgctaacaaaataatatgaattaatttacAGTTCTCGTTAAGTACAAAAGGTTTGACTTCGATCCTAGAACATTAATTATGAATGAGTATTTGCCAAATCCTTTGTCAAGAGATTTTGAACTACGTATACAATATATAGATTAGGACACCATTTCGTCTAGGATAAATCTTAGAGTTGAGGATTATGATTCTGTCATTATCAAAGCGTTAAACCTCATCAGACAAATGATGAGTTCGTTTCTTTCAGCCAAAAGAGTGATAATTCGTGCTTTGTGTTAAAGTGAATGCAGACTATGCAGTGTACGAGCATCTCCCATTGCATCATAGAAATGCCTCATCCTTTATCAAAATAATGtactttttaaatattattatatatttaaattataaatctgaAAAAATAACTATAATAGACGATCTCCAGTGATACGCAATTATCGCCGTTTGCCGTAATTTTACATACACATGAATGTGAACATAGAGAAGGAATGTGACCATCAAGAGCTTGAGCAGAAGAGCAAGAGTGTTTGTATTGAATCTAATAGGATTGGAAAGAATTGTCCATGGTAGAATCATATGTAATTGTTCTCATAATTTGCAATCAATAATAAATTcagacgataaaaaaaaaataaactgacacatgtcaaaagAAACGATTCTCAAAGTgctcaaataaaaaatatttctcaacttttttttattattattattattttttaatttttaattaagaatacCCCTAATAGAAACTACCAGTGGACATGCTCTTATTGTCATTAGCGcattcatgttttgtttttaaattaaaatttaaatacataattaagttatacaaaaataataatattttaatactaaaaacacCATGAGTATGTAAACCAATGACTGCTCTAATATGGAATATGAATTGTTATTCATAAATTCCTTTATTTTTACTGGAATTGTGAAGCTGCATATatctcttccattttttttttttttaacaaacctTTGTTTCATTCATTAGCCCATAATAGGTATACCGGTTACAAAGGAAACCTGCAAGAGACAAACATACAACAAACCATACATAaaacttttacacattttgaggACATTAGTTTTGAAACCAACGAAACCAGGTAATCAGCATTGAGTCTTTCTGTGCCCGAGCCTGTCTTGTGCTTTGGATTCTTGAGAAAGGTTCACGCCGACTGCAAAGGATAGTCTTGATTTCTGCAATCAAGGTTGCTGCCGCCTCGAAGTTGATGTGTGCAGACAGGAGTTTCTCTCTTTCCATATAAGGTAGATTGAAGATTGAAAAACTAGCCTGAGGATTGCTCTCACATTCCAGTTCCTTACCGGACGCTTTACCCACACCAAAGCTTCCTGGAACAAAATGGGAGGAGTTACTCTTGCTCGCGAGTAAAAATATTGCCACACTTCCCCCTCATAATCACAGTAAAAAAACAGATGCTGTCTTGACTCATCATGGTTGGCACACAACAAGATCTCTTCCATTTCTATAGCAAGAGTGTTTTGGAGGTGCCTTGAAATTACAGATATACTCACAGTACAATCTCTTTTACTACTTCTTGACTTCTTGAATTAGAGTTTGAGTAATCTGGGTTCTTGTATTAAAACGGTACCCCATATATGATCTTCTTCATGGAAGTAGAATTGTGCAATCttagtttggtttgtttaaaGTTCTTAAGAGTTAAAGATAGATACCAGAGTGACATTAGTCATGCTTAAGGTGAAAATGAATAAATAGAGAACCCACAAAAGGTTACACAATATCCCCAAATAAACCTATATGGGATAAACGCAGTCACAAAATTTCTTCTtagagataaatattttttttttaaaaacacagcAAGAATGAACTTAGAGTTGGTGTGTGTTCCATGTCATTATGAAAGGGGTATTGGGTGGACGTACAAGGAGGTCATAAAGtgttcgattttgtttttgggttcaCTAAATCCATCACCCTCTGTGTAGTAAACATCGAAGATGCATGCAAAATTGAGGCATCGCAGCAGAACCTGGCGCGATACATGGTTATGGTCATGTGAGATTATGAACTCCTCCATAACCACTTTTTTGTGGTCTCTGTACATTTTACGCAAGTGTTGGGATGCTTCTTCCTTGGTGACTCCATGTTGTTTCATGTAACAGTTAAGCCCATTAGCCACCTCTCCTCTGTTAATCTCGGTCTGCAAAATATCATTTATTCACGATGATTTAcgaagaggaaaacaaaaaaaaaatcacaagaacCAGCAGAGACATCCCTATATATGTGTGGTTTACCTCGTAGGATCCTACGTCATTTGATAGACGGAACATTAAAGACAGATTTTTGATGATTAGGGGATCGGTATTGAGCCAGTCATAAGATTCCTTCTCATTTATATCTTCCATACCAATAAAGCTATACGATGCAAAATCCCCCATCGCAACTGACAAATATCCAACCTTCATGTACTCATCGAAGGTTGATACATGACCTGTCCGTGCCCACTTTGCTATCTCTAGGTATGCTTTCAGAAGGATCTTGAGCTGTGTATAGACTCCAAGAACTAATTAGAGTCcactaaccttttttttttctttgtcaatcaaGATCCAGTAAATGTACATATAGAAATAAATACAGAATATTGATTACCTTCTCTGCTGCTTGGTTCACGCCGTACGATCTTCCTTTTGGTCTCATTTCTCGTTCAATCTCTCCTATGACTTCAAACAAACTTCCGAAGACGATTCGTAAATAGTCTGGTAGATTATCACTGACACCGATATTCCACCTGATAAATATATTTCCACcaactaaaatttaaaagagaaagaagagccATATACATATATGGTATCACGGACCTAGTAAACAATATATTAGTGGGTGAAGATTGTTAATAGGTGGATTCAAACCCTCCTCCTTTTAACTATTTTTGATGTAATATCCAACCACTTATTTTACTTTGcttaatgtaaaatttttacAACGTGGCAGAGGTATGGTATATGCATGGATAGACAcactatatgatatatatatatatatatatctaataaaataaatgtacGAAAATcctattaaattttgaaaatgtactAGTTTGGAAACACAccctatatatgtatatagagaGAGTAGTGAAGGTGAGATAAGTAATGTGGCCCATAAACAAGTCCAGCAACAAGTCCAGCAACACGTCAAAGGCCCAAGTCTACAGTCCAGTCAACACCACCATGTCAAGACAAAGACTGTACCTGCAAAACCCTTCCTTCACAACCGTTATGATGCTCTCGCCGATAAGGTTGATGACTAGCTGATGATACATCTGTACATATGAGTCACCAAAGTCTAGAATGTTCTCTATGACACTATATAAGACAATGTAGCTGCATCTTGTAATGGgacttgaaaaataataaaaagaacaaagttTTATTCAAGTTTCCTCTGCTTTTTCATTGTATCATAGCTATTGTAAAACCTTCACAGGTATTTTAATGGCTACTGCATATCCTTTTCCTGATAACATTAATGTTACCAGCACTGTCAGTATCAAGCTCAACAACACAAATTATCTTCTTTGGAAACCTCAGTTTGAGTCTCTCTTATCATGTCAAAAACTCATTGGGTTCATCAACGGTACTGTCACAGCTCCACCGCGTACCACCTCGTCGAGAACCGGAGACACTGTCACGGAGATCCCCAATCCGCAGTATGAATCTTGGTTCTGCACAGACCAGCTCATCCGTTCTTGGCTCTTTGGAACTCTGTCAGAAGAGGTACTCGGGTATGTACACAATCTCACTACCTCTAGAGATATCTCGATGTCGTTAGCTGAGAACTTTAACAAAAGTAGCATAGCTAGAGAATTCACTCTTTGTCGTAGCTTATGGGTTTTagaccataaaccctaaacttttaACCTTAACCCCTAAATCATACACCTTGAACCTTAGACCATACAACTTGAACTCAAAACATAGACACTAAAtagtctaaaccctaaattatggtgatgtttgaacatgcaacaaacttgtcaataaatttcatcattgacctttaataattatattttttttttgaaatttatttattcataacTAATTTATCAAgccataaactttttttttgtcaaccattgggccacaacaggccGACCCATTAGACATTCGTAGGGAGCgagactcgatccctggtgtgatggtgccttgtgcattaaggacttacctttggtcactgcactaaggtcacttcaccataaacttttttattaattaggttttcatatgtttttttaatgttcaaACATAAGTAAGTATCCATAAACTACACCATAATTTACAATCCACTTATCAATGAACAAATGTTCAGCTAAAAAtggataatatataatttttcacctaaaatatagcaaaatacatcttaaaatatagataaaatgtaatcataatctattgtacaaaaaaaagtatataatttattgGAAATAACTATacaaatgacaagaaagaaggaaagaaagaaagaaagaaagagaagagaagagagagagaaagggggGGAGAACCATCGaccatttctattttttgtccCCAACAAATCACAGCCTTCAGATATT comes from Camelina sativa cultivar DH55 chromosome 19, Cs, whole genome shotgun sequence and encodes:
- the LOC104767512 gene encoding geranylgeranyl pyrophosphate synthase 11, chloroplastic-like — its product is MEREKLLSAHINFEAAATLIAEIKTILCSRREPFSRIQSTRQARAQKDSMLITWFRFLCNRYTYYGLMNETKHIQSRGRRYNSIPSFNNLQKRTVLSLSCAINSQGGDMILLEGKNNDRNSTFDFKSYMIRKAESVSAALDVSVPLQEPLTIQEAVRYSLLAGGKRVRPLLCIAACELVGGDEATVMPVACAVEMIHTSSLIHDDLPCMDNAELRRGKPTSHKVFGKDMAVLAGDALLALAFEHMTVMSSGLVIPERMIRAVVELAKAIGTTGLVAGQMMDLASERMNPDSVRLEHLEFIHLHKTAALLEAAAVLGVIMGGGTEEEIEKLRKYARSIGLLFQVVDDILDVTKSTEELGKTAGKDVMAGKLTYPRLIGLERSREFAEKLSREAEEQLLGFDSDKAAPLVALASYVAYRHN